In Dryobates pubescens isolate bDryPub1 chromosome 15, bDryPub1.pri, whole genome shotgun sequence, the following proteins share a genomic window:
- the ETFBKMT gene encoding electron transfer flavoprotein beta subunit lysine methyltransferase — protein sequence MAFRSWKWLLLLGRQNTFAKAWRSRRGGPSLRWKRCCHWGIGKSLDPEVRAFLEENTEVTSSGHLTPEIRLRLLTPRCRFWREKPDLWPYGDPFWAIYWPGGQALSRYILDNPCVVKGRSVLDLGSGCGATAIAAVMSGASQVLANDIDPIAGMAMILNCELNHLTPFPITIKNIINSEAGNWDLIVLGDMFYDEQLADGLHHWLRKCIRIQQTEVLIGDPGRHQFLSHSIRSQLHKVIEYSLPEYTRQENNGLTSSVVWSYQPSNSSESC from the exons ATGGCCTTCCGCAGCTGGAAGTGGCTCCTTCTCTTGGGCAGACAGAACACCTTTGCCAAGgcttggaggagcaggaggggaggccCTTCTCTGCGCTGGAAGCGCTGCTGCCATTGGGGCATTGGCAAGTCTCTGGACCCTGAGGTGAGAGCATTTTTGGAGGAGAACACAGAGGTCACCAGCAGTGGGCACCTCACGCCAGAGATACGACTGCGCCTCCTCACTCCTCGCTGCAGGTTCTGGAGGGAAAAACCTGATCTGTGGCCTTATGGGGATCCATTCTGGGCAATTTACTGGCCAGGAGGCCAAGCCCTCTCCAG gtATATTTTAGATAATCCATGTGTTGTTAAAGGACGATCGGTTCTGGATCTTGGAAGTGGATGTGGAGCAACAGCAATAGCTGCTGTGATGAGTGGGGCATCACAAGTCCTTGCTAATGACATTGACCCCA TTGCAGGAATGGCAATGATCTTGAACTGTGAACTGAACCACCTGACTCCCTTCCCCATCACCATTAAGAACATCATTAATTCAGAAGCTGGCAACTGGGACCTCATTGTTCTAGGAGACATGTTTTATGATGAACAGCTTGCTGATGGTCTGCATCACTGGCTGAGGAAATGCATCAGGATACAGCAAACTGAAGTGCTGATTGGTGACCCTGGCAGGCATCAGTTTTTAAGCCACAGCATTCGCAGCCAATTGCACAAAGTTATAGAATATTCCCTTCCTGAGTACACTAGACAAGAAAACAATGGATTAACATCAAGTGTTGTCTGGAGTTACCAGCCCTCAAATAGCTCAGAAAGCTGTTGA